In one window of Electrophorus electricus isolate fEleEle1 chromosome 15, fEleEle1.pri, whole genome shotgun sequence DNA:
- the brca2 gene encoding breast cancer type 2 susceptibility protein isoform X2, translated as MDMFEDVLRGVEAELGPLNIHWFEELTVKASRHGHQPVAEVQQTSSVSRAPADTPTLDSQVSSTPKMLRCRTSESPFSFLGDFSAPGMQTPLQGLLRTDSNPCLFGSAKDSQRTEKEYGSRKTNECFGLLDTPISSLVQDSEAKRISESLGAQMNPDISWSSSFNTPSTLTPTVILSRQETQSSPIVRNLFPSLSKDTHPASERQTSVQHIDLKGRADAKASNTSLDDLDGLWKQTVPDAIKDADVRGTVKSVLDGAEDVLSIFFSKSSSALRRVKTKARIKKRTTLAAESFAHLTLASNVDLRSVETCTAVKIESPPISKDLTQWTPLSLSDVPDSKTKQIIASELANKQHNNLLLNSDSAQHTCRDSNAQVVQSSCAVEKLQCFPDSYSERAQARGSFMEASPSLTLARKPRRFVYRVQSPCPSTEVGKGTATPVWSSDTDTGYLTVNQCLETSLFEESKHGEDARTKDTGDHMLQAGETTGKQMTWSTLSVDQGLNMTQLCEAFAEDFTQGVNLDKSPNQRAHSKHDSLGKSSCIKISKEQPNTVPKEQSEGGVGYKCSDGNYKETNAAKVESMTCEHPRCDSGYPSFLSDSSRVTICCSGSESYLHSVFKTANNKDIYVQPEALMKAKAMLDERGQCTTARVVSGIPEPTKPSLIQVLASPDAVQLPSERHGHGLNSGRETSNLSTRGLESGFVTASSKSITVSSDNLEKAKDIFKEFDENTDKLQGRNVMHDGCPVLDFKSSQKRQDSNQINVDSSLTASQKADVTELCSILEEACSQYEFTQVRPTKLGLKPLDSTHVEKDWDSDILADIDFDDSFNCAVESRLSQKYQTKIDSPTHQTPVLNSMHSKDESIQAVSISQPCCKTLKVEPNTSDENESYCSGFKTASGKTLSVSDKCLSKAKSLFADLEDSEENIVTLQTNRPDTVEQKLKQSPKCHTTEPSPEACNDGLYCTKKLNKLELKAEESLCNENSDSVMTETEICKHIDGSANLEAMQRSVDQKLNLLEMNAVNFGFKTAGGKEVKVSEKALVNAKRLLNEVENFEARNMCEATVSLKAPPKTKAVSCILTPVHDRSNISTESLRKVGEERFHDSTEKKCQPSQSIQSDGFKLASGKGVSVSASAIQMSKAIFRDIENSVNCSNGIKLEDGNTKLDSEANRNQNKSVKVYKMASSRGVSISEKAFKEAKTFFKDYDLDCSDISQEKGDKSSVMDDCGFKAVVVSMVHLPEMDRLNKEALSLKQQSTALNKHVREEFAKTSAETLQSTSGCSFSTANGKTVSVSAEALQRAKAVLADSADTSPCEKRMEISEEKNVPEKRSTIPGRSWNFSTASGKKVAVSDKALRKAKSLFSECEVEGSLLDEGLSKTAETSATEPECARCLGFSTASGKGVAVSEKALMEVKTPFDNCADLSVDVHDIESHLNMPKVQQKSFHGTSVRKCIPANAGKPEGKFEIVEDGDSEADALKSGNVGFSMASGKGVTVSKSALEAALPTFKECDAEPAAGVHGESPLISECQASGVNENNQYKMGQIIATVPSFASLPAHGDSSLLNCRSLNTGGCNETQQKYLEQEAMACTKALLEDDLDEHSLLEDTGFRESRPEHKLSIEANIARKRMSDGRGLTGQPPLKRRLVSEFNQISDGSRVCTPATSSPNGTLNDRRVFTCNLHLKPNITLPSRDVTERKAANPDFHVAFPHSADQKRAAANLKATVFVPPFQKNSRPEAPKPCVSTDIAKGPSVFVPPFKKEDSLGGIDLLRSPSHNSSVSKSSSILSSGQENKMTFVKGKAHIVGTQEDWKKETEAQRDVKLGSLPTGTSEDKVFEVWQQSLELARDIQDMRIRKKKRQTVRPLPGSLYLAKTSGVTRISLREAVGHKNPVQHTQEELYQRGVHRKVSQISSENAESFRFGWAEFFGHEALAETGGVQLADGGWLIPNNEASAGKEEFYRALCDTPGVDPKLISEAWVYNHYRWIVWKQASMERTFPEVYGGLCLTPEQVLLQLKLRYDIEVDHSRRSALKKIMEMDDTPAKTLVLCVCGIATSVRNQVGTEKAAAPTDPRLEAPAAVVWLTDGWYSIKSLLDLPLSSMLQKGRLRVGGKIIVHGAELIGSQDACAPLEAPDSLMLKISANSTRPARWDAKMGFHKDPRPFQVSLSSLYSTGGVVGCVDIIVLRSYPTQWMEKLSGGIFVFRNERAEDREARRHSSAKQKNLELLFFKIQAQFEKEEEKKKKTRNHRRTFTRQEIERLQDGEELYEAVESDPGYMETHLSVQQVEAVNSYRRGVAEQRQAELQERVRRAVQEAHKAEGGCLNRDVTPVWKLAIADSNDQHGNHVYTLNIWRPSAELSSLLREGGRYKAYHLATSETKKHSASAHVQFTATKKTQFQELEVCPEQLSKCFPLRRVASFRELQDPRFSSPCGEVDLVGYVISVLDRQGSSPLVYLVDDGLDFVSVRTSGSLVQLAVEDLVRPMALLAVSNLRPQQLCAPVPDLYAGEQSLFSTHPKDPHIKGAMARINSFVQGYKSFFSVAEEKLSNLIPPGCSNSFPSLRTPGFLPKQNIRIATPQQAGRVFSPFTPVSKPSPSPAGGSEPKDPRSVKRKRGIDYLSRIPSPPPITPLGTGTSPSVNRTFNPPRRSETPQCPRSGLDPSPSSAALPVEEQWVKDEELALINTQALDGMGQAHGEGPSST; from the exons ATGGACATGTTTGAAGACGTCCTCCGTGGAGTCGAAGCAG AGCTCGGGCCACTTAATATCCACTGGTTTGAGGAGCTTACTGTAAAAGCGTCTCGACATGGACACCAGCCTGTTGCTGAGGTGCAGCAGACCTCGTCCGTGTCCAGAGCACCAGCGGACACCCCCACCCTGGACAGTCAGGTCTCTTCAACACCCAAAATGCTGAGGTGTAGAACCTCAGAGTCTCCTTTCTCATTTCTGGGAGATTTTTCTGCTCCAG GGATGCAAACCCCCCTGCAGGGTTTGCTGAGGACTGACTCAAACCCATGTCTGTTTGGCTCAGCAAAAGACAG ccAACGGACTGAAAAAGAGTATGGATCTCGGAagacaaatgaatgttttg GTCTGCTGGACACACCGATAAGTTCTTTG GTACAAGATTCAGAGGCAAAACGCATCTCAGAGAGCCTTGGAGCTCAGATGAATCCTGACATATCATGGAGCAGTTCCTTCAACACCCCATCAACACTCACCCCCACGGTTATTTTGT CCAGACAGGAAACTCAGTCTTCACCA ATTGTACGAAACCTATTTCCATCACTGTCAAAAGACACTCATCCAGCATCTGAAAGGCAAACTTCTGTACAACACATTG ATCTGAAAGGCCGGGCTGATGCAAAGGCATCAAACACTTCCTTAGACGATTTGGACGGTCTTTGGAAGCAGACAGTACCAGATGCAATAAAGGACGCGGATGTCCGTGGCACAGTGAAGAGTGTCCTTGATGGTGCCGAGGACGTCCTGTCCATCTTCTTTAGCAAGAGCAGCTCAGCACTGCGAAGAGTCAAAACCAAAGCACGAATAAAGAAGAGAACTACTCTGGCAGCGGAGAGCTTTGCACATCTTACTTTAGCATCAAATGTTGATTTAAGATCAGTCGAAACCTGCACTGCTGTTAAAATTGAAAGTCCCCCTATAAGTAAAGACCTCACACAGTGGACTCCACTAAGTTTATCTGATGTGCCAGACTCAAAAACAAAGCAGATCATTGCTTCTGAATTGGCAAACAAGCAACATAATAATTTATTACTTAACAGTGACTCTGCACAGCACActtgtagagacagtaatgcaCAAGTTGTTCAGTCTTCATGCGCTGTTGAGAAACTGCAGTGCTTTCCTGATTCGTATTCAGAGAGAGCTCAGGCAAGAGGTTCTTTTATGGAGGCATCTCCTTCACTCACGCTCGCTAGAAAACCCAGGAGGTTTGTGTATCGAGTACAAAGTCCATGTCCATCAACTGAAGTAGGAAAGGGGACTGCCACACCAGTGTGGTCCTCGGACACAGACACTG GTTATTTGACTGTAAATCAGTGTCTGGAAACATCTCTTTTTGAAGAGTCCAAACATGGTGAAGATGCACGCACAAAAGACACTGGTGATCATATGTTGCAAGCAGGAGAAACTACTGGTAAACAAATGACTTGGTCAACCCTCAGTGTAGACCAAGGTCTTAATATGACACAGCTTTGTGAAGCCTTTGCAGAAGATTTCACTCAGGGAGTCAATTTGGACAAATCGCCAAACCAAAGAGCACATAGCAAACACGATTCCCTCGGTAAGTCATCTTGCATAAAAATAAGCAAAGAACAACCTAACACAGTACCTAAGGAACAGTCTGAAGGTGGTGTTGGCTACAAGTGTTCTGATGGTAATTACAAGGAAACAAACGCAGCAAAGGTTGAGAGCATGACCTGTGAACATCCAAGATGTGACAGTGGCTATCCCTCCTTCCTTTCTGATTCTAGCCGGGTAACTATATGCTGTAGTGGTTCTGAAAGTTATCTACATTctgtgtttaaaacagcaaataatAAGGATATATATGTACAGCCAGAAGCTCTAATGAAGGCCAAAGCAATGTTGGATGAGAGAGGCCAATGTACAACTGCCAGGGTTGTTTCAGGTATACCTGAGCCAACAAAACCATCTCTGATACAAGTTTTAGCAAGCCCTGATGCAGTGCAGTTGCCTTCAGAAAGACATGGTCATGGGTTAAATTCTGGAAGAGAAACTTCAAATTTATCAACTAGGGGTTTAGAGTCTGGTTTTGTAACAGCCTCTAGCAAAAGTATTACTGTCTCTTCTGATAACCTTGAAAAAGCTAAAGACATTTTCAAGGAGTTTGATGAAAATACTGACAAATTGCAAGGCCGAAATGTGATGCATGACGGATGTCCAGTGCTTGACTTTAAAAGCAGTCAGAAACGTCAAGATTCTAACCAAATCAATGTTGATTCTTCTTTGACAGCATCGCAAAAAGCTGATGTAACAGAATTGTGCAGTATATTGGAAGAGGCATGCAGTCAGTATGAATTTACTCAGGTTAGGCCTACGAAGCTTGGTTTAAAGCCTCTGGATAGCACTCATGTTGAGAAGGATTGGGATTCTGATATACTTGCTGACATTGACTTTGATGACAGTTTTAACTGTGCTGTTGAGAGTCGGTTATCTCAGAAATATCAGACCAAGATAGATTCACCTACACACCAAACTCCAGTACTAAACAGCATGCACAGTAAGGATGAATCTATTCAAGCTGTAAGCATTAGCCAGCCATGCTGCAAAACTCTCAAAGTGGAGCCTAACACAAGTGATGAAAATGAGTCATATTGTTCTGGCTTTAAAACAGCCAGTGGAAAAACTCTTAGTGTCTCTGACAAATGTCTGAGCAAAGCAAAGAGTCTCTTTGCAGATTTGGAAGACAGTGAAGAAAACATTGTCACACTTCAGACTAATCGGCCAGACACTGTTGAGCAAAAGCTAAAACAATCCCCTAAATGCCATACAACTGAGCCCTCACCTGAAGCTTGCAATGATGGGTTATACTGCACTAAGAAACTAAATAAGCTTGAATTAAAGGCAGAGGAAAGCCTATGTAATGAAAATTCAGACTCTGTaatgacagaaacagaaatatgCAAACACATAGATGGCTCAGCAAATCTGGAAGCAATGCAGAGAAGTGTTGATCAGAAACTGAATTTACTTGAAATGAATGCAGTGAATTTTGGATTTAAGACTGCTGGAGGAAAGGAAGTAAAGGTGTCTGAAAAAGCCCTTGTGAACGCAAAAAGACTTTTAAATGAAGTTGAAAACTTTGAAGCTCGTAATATGTGTGAGGCCACTGTCTCACTAAAAGCCCctccaaaaacaaaagctgtCTCTTGTATCCTGACTCCTGTCCATGATCGGTCAAACATATCTACTGAATCTCTAAGAAAGGTTGGTGAAGAAAGGTTTCATGAcagtactgaaaaaaaatgtcagccTTCACAATCCATACAGAGTGATGGGTTTAAATTAGCCAGTGGCAAAGGAGTCTCAGTCTCAGCAAGTGCTATTCAGATGTCCAAAGCCATTTTCAGAGACATTGAGAACAGTGTAAATTGCTCCAATGGAATTAAATTGGAGGATGGCAATACAAAATTAGATTCTGAAGCAAACAGAAATCAGAACAAATCTGTCAAAGTATACAAGATGGCAAGCAGTAGAGGGGTGAGCATCTCAGAAAAAGCATTTAAGGAGGCAAAGACATTTTTCAAAGACTATGATCTTGATTGCTCAGATATTTCTCAAGAGAAAGGAGACAAGTCAAGTGTGATGGATGACTGTGGATTCAAGGCTGTTGTGGTAAGCATGGTGCATTTGCCTGAAATGGACAGACTGAACAAAGAGGCTTTGAGTTTAAAGCAACAGTCCACGGCTTTGAATAAACATGTCCGAGAGGAATTTGCTAAAACTTCAGCGGAGACACTTCAGTCAACATCTGGCTGCAGTTTCAGTACAGCAAATGGTAAAACGGTGTCTGTTTCGGCAGAAGCACTTCAAAGAGCTAAAGCAGTGTTAGCTGATTCAGCTGACACTTCACCATGTGAAAAGAGAATGGAAATTTCAGAAGAgaagaatgttccagaaaaacGTTCCACTATTCCAGGAAGAAGCTGGAACTTCAGTACTGCAAGTGGAAAGAAAGTGGCTGTGTCCGATAAGGCGCTGAGAAAAGCAAAGAGTCTTTTCTCTGAATGTGAAGTGGAAGGTTCACTGCTTGATGAAGGACTTTCAAAAACGGCGGAGACATCGGCCACAGAACCCGAGTGTGCGAGGTGTTTGGGATTCAGCACTGCAAGCGGTAAAGGTGTGGCGGTGTCAGAAAAGGCACTGATGGAAGTTAAAACTCCATTTGACAACTGCGCCGACTTGTCCGTTGACGTGCATGACATCGAGAGTCATTTGAACATGCCAAAAGTACAACAGAAAAGCTTCCATGGTACATCTGTGAGGAAATGTATACCAGCTAATGCTGGAAAGCCTGAGGGAAAATTCGAGATCGTAGAGGATGGAGACTCAGAGGCCGATGCCTTAAAGTCAGGAAATGTTGGTTTCAGCATGGCTAGTGGAAAAGGTGTGACCGTGTCAAAATCGGCTCTTGAGGCAGCTTTGCCGACGTTCAAAGAATGCGATGCAGAACCAGCTGCCGGTGTCCATGGCGAAAGTCCACTTATCTCTGAATGTCAGGCTTCAGGAGTTAATGAAAATAATCAATATAAAATGGGACAAATCATAGCCACAGTTCCATCATTCGCATCACTACCCGCACATGGTGATTCTTCTCTGCTCAACTGTCGTTCTTTGAATACTGGTGGATGCAATGAGACTCAGCAGAAATATTTGGAGCAGGAAGCAATGGCGTGCACTAAAGCCCTGTTAGAGGATGATCTCGATGAGCACAGTCTGTTGGAGGATACTGGTTTTAGGGAAAGTCGTCCTGAGCACAAGTTGTCAATCGAAGCAAATATAGCAAGAAAACGGATGTCAGATGGTCGtggtttgacag GGCAACCTCCACTGAAAAGAAGACTTGTTTCAGAATTTAACCAGATCTCAGATGGCAGTAGAGTCTGTACTCCTGCGACAAGCAGTCCCAATG GGACTCTAAATGACAGGCGAGTCTTCACATGCAATTTGCACTTAAAGCCCAATATTACTCTTCCGTCTAG GGATGTCACAGAGCGAAAAGCAGCCAACCCAGATTTCCACGTTGCTTTTCCACATTCTGCTGATCAAAAACGAGCAGCAGCAAACCTCAAAGCAACAGTGTTTGTCCCCCCTTTTCAAAAGAATAGCAGGCCCGAGGCACCCAAACCGTGTGTTTCTACAGACATTGCTAAAGGTCCAAGTGTGTTTGTTCCACCATTTAAAAAGGAGGACAGCTTGGGAGGTATTGATCTCCTGAGGAGTCCATCCCACAATTCCAGCGTCTCAAAATCCTCGTCCATCTTAAGCTCTggtcaagaaaataaaatgacttttgTGAAAGGGAAGGCCCACATAGTTGGGACACAAGAGGATtggaagaaagagacagaagccCAGCGAGATGTGAAGTTGGGGAGTCTGCCCACTGGAACGTCTGAAGATAAAG TCTTTGAGGTTTGGCAGCAGTCTTTGGAGCTGGCGCGGGATATACAGGACATGAGAATCAGAAAAAAGAAGCGGCAGACCGTTCGACCTTTGCCTGGCAGCCTGTACCTGGCGAAGACATCTGGGGTGACCAGGATATCACTGAGAGAGGCTGTAGGACACAAGAACCCAGTCCAACACACTCAGGAAGAG CTGTATCAGCGCGGTGTGCACCGCAAAGTCTCTCAGATAAGCAGCGAAAACGCAGAGTCATTCAGGTTTGGCTGGGCTGAATTCTTCGGACATGAGGCACTCGCAGAGACGGGCGGCGTCCAGCTGGCTGACGGGGGCTGGTTGATACCGAATAACGAAGCATCTGCAGGCAAGGAGGAGTTCTACAG GGCTTTGTGTGATACCCCTGGGGTTGACCCCAAACTGATAAGTGAGGCATGGGTGTACAACCACTATCGCTGGATTGTATGGAAACAGGCCTCCATGGAGAGAACCTTCCCCGAAGTGTATGGCGGTCTGTGTCTTACTCCAGAGCAAGTGCTTCTGCAACTCAAACTCAG ATATGACATTGAGGTGGATCACAGTCGAAGGTCCGCTTTAAAAAAGATCATGGAAATGGATGACACCCCGGCCAAGACcttagtgctgtgtgtgtgtggcattgcCACTTCAGTCCGTAATCAAGTGGGAACAGAGAAAGCTGCAGCCCCCACTGATCCCAGACTAGAGGCTCCAGCTGCAGTAGTATGGCTTACTGATGGCTGGTATTCCATTAAATCCCTGCTGGACCTGCCGCTGTCGTCCATGCTGCAGAAGGGCCGTCTCAGAGTGGGCGGGAAGATTATCGTCCATGGGGCAGAGCTGATTGGCTCGCAAGATGCCTGTGCCCCTTTGGAGGCTCCTGATTCGCTGATGCTCAAG ATTTCAGCTAACAGCACAAGGCCAGCCCGTTGGGACGCTAAGATGGGTTTCCATAAAGATCCCCGACCTTTCCAGGTGTCCCTCTCCTCACTGTATTCCACCGGTGGAGTGGTGGGCTGTGTAGACATCATTGTTTTGAGGAGCTACCCTACTCAG TGGATGGAGAAGTTGTCCGGTGGGATATTTGTGTTCCGCAATGAGCGGGCTGAAGACCGAGAGGCCAGACGTCACAGCAGTGCTAAGCAGAAGAACCTGGAGCTTCTGTTCTTTAAGATACAAGCCCAGTttgagaaagaggaggaaa AGAAGAAGAAAACTAGAAATCATCGTCGAACATTCACTCGTCAAGAGATTGAGAGACTCCAGGATGGTGAGGAGCTTTACGAAGCCGTGGAGAGTGACCCAGGTTACATGGAG ACCCATCTGAGCGTACAGCAGGTGGAGGCTGTGAACAGCTACAGGAGGGGTGTGGCTGAGCAGAGGCAGGCGGAACTACAGGAGCGTGTGCGCAGGGCTGTGCAGGAGGCCCACAAGGCTGAAGGGGGCTGTCTCAACCGAGATGTCACCCCCGTCTGGAAGCTTGCCATCGCCGACTCCAATGACCAGCATGGCAACCATG TGTACACACTGAATATCTGGCGGCCCTCGGCCGAGTTGAGCTCTCTGCTCAGGGAGGGTGGCAGGTACAAGGCTTACCATCTGGCCACGTCTGAGACCAAGAAGCACTCTGCCAGCGCCCACGTCCAGTTCACAGCCACCAagaaaacacagtttcaggAGTTGGAG GTTTGCCCGGAACAGTTAAGTAAATGTTTTCCTTTGAGACGAGTAGCAAGCTTCAGGGAGCTCCAGGACCCCAGGTTCAGCTCCCCGTGCGGGGAGGTGGATCTTGTAGGATACGTCATCTCCGTTTTGGATAGACAAG GTTCCTCTCCGCTGGTGTACTTGGTGGATGACGGGCTCGACTTCGTCTCTGTGAGGACCTCCGGGAGCCTGGTCCAGCTAGCGGTTGAGGACCTCGTGAGGCCGATGGCTCTCCTGGCCGTCAGCAATCTGCGGCCGCAGCAGCTGTGTGCGCCTGTGCCTGACCTTTACGCTGGAGAGCAGTCCCTCTTCTCCACACACCCCAAGGACCCCCACATAAAGGGAGCCATGGCCCGGATCAACTCTTTTGTCCAG GGTTACAAGTCGTTTTTCAGTGTCGCCGAGGAGAAGCTCTCAAACCTGATTCCACCTGGCTGTTCAAACTCCTTTCCGTCCCTGAGAACGCCGGGCTTTCTGCCAAAACAGAACATCAGGATT GCAACACCCCAGCAAGCAGGCagggttttttcccctttcaccCCAGTGTCCAAGCCAAGTCCTTCCCCCGCTGGTGGCTCTGAGCCCAAAGACCCCAGGAGTGTGAAACGAAAGCGTGGCATTGACTACTTGTCGCGCATTCCCTCTCCGCCACCCATCACCCCGCTGGGCACAGGCACCTCTCCCAGCGTCAACAGGACGTTTAACCCTCCGAGGAGGTCCGAGACCCCCCAGTGCCCCCGATCTGGGCTGGACCCAAGCCCCAGCTCCGCCGCCTTGCCAGTGGAGGAGCAGTGGGTGAAGGACGAGGAGCTGGCTTTGATAAACACCCAAGCGCTGGATGGGATGGGGCAAGCGCATGGAGAAGGGCCCTCGTCCACCTGA